One region of Streptomyces leeuwenhoekii genomic DNA includes:
- a CDS encoding M18 family aminopeptidase, with protein MSAPSRFHHPHTDDLMAFLAASPTPYHAVANAAERLEKAGFRQVAETDAWDGTSGGKYVLRGGAIVAWYVPEGSAPHTPFRIVGAHTDSPNLRVKPLPDSGAHGWRQVAVEIYGGPLMNSWLDRDLGLAGRLTLRDGSARLVDVDRPLLRVPQLAIHLDRTVSTEGLKLDKQRHLQPVWGLGDDVRDGDLIAFLEETSGIPAGEVTGWDLMTYPVEAPAYLGRDRELVAGPRMDNLLSVHAGTAALAAVAASGGALPYIPVLAAFDHEENGSQSDTGADGPLLGTVLERSVFARGGSYEDRARAFAGTVCLSSDTGHAVHPNYAERHDPTHHPRVNGGPILKVNVNNRYATDGSGRAVFAAACEKAGVPFQSFVSHNSMPCGTTIGPITAARHGIRTVDIGVAILSMHSARELCGADDPYLLANALVAFLEG; from the coding sequence ATGAGCGCACCCTCCCGCTTCCACCACCCCCACACCGACGACCTCATGGCCTTCCTGGCGGCGAGTCCGACGCCGTACCACGCCGTGGCGAACGCCGCCGAGCGCCTGGAGAAGGCGGGCTTCCGGCAGGTCGCGGAGACGGACGCCTGGGACGGGACCAGCGGCGGGAAGTACGTGCTGCGCGGCGGCGCGATCGTGGCCTGGTACGTCCCCGAGGGCTCGGCCCCCCACACCCCCTTCCGGATCGTCGGCGCCCACACCGACTCCCCCAACCTGCGCGTCAAGCCGCTGCCCGACAGCGGGGCGCACGGCTGGCGCCAGGTCGCCGTGGAGATCTACGGCGGGCCGCTGATGAACTCCTGGCTCGACCGGGACCTGGGCCTGGCCGGCCGCCTCACCCTGCGGGACGGCTCGGCACGGCTGGTCGACGTCGACCGCCCGCTGCTGCGCGTCCCGCAGCTCGCCATCCACCTGGACCGCACCGTCTCCACCGAGGGCCTGAAGCTGGACAAGCAGCGGCACCTCCAGCCCGTGTGGGGCCTGGGCGACGACGTCCGCGACGGCGACCTCATCGCCTTCCTGGAGGAGACGTCCGGCATCCCCGCCGGCGAGGTCACCGGCTGGGACCTGATGACGTACCCCGTGGAGGCCCCGGCCTACCTGGGCCGGGACCGGGAGCTGGTGGCGGGTCCGCGCATGGACAACCTGCTGTCCGTGCACGCCGGCACGGCCGCCCTGGCCGCCGTCGCCGCCTCCGGCGGCGCCCTGCCGTACATCCCCGTGCTGGCCGCCTTCGACCACGAGGAGAACGGCTCGCAGTCGGACACGGGCGCCGACGGCCCGCTCCTCGGCACGGTGCTGGAGCGCTCGGTGTTCGCGCGCGGCGGGTCGTACGAGGACCGGGCGCGCGCCTTCGCCGGCACCGTCTGCCTGTCCTCCGACACCGGGCACGCCGTCCACCCGAACTACGCCGAGCGGCACGACCCGACCCACCACCCGCGCGTCAACGGCGGCCCCATCCTGAAGGTCAACGTCAACAACCGCTACGCGACCGACGGTTCGGGCCGCGCGGTGTTCGCCGCCGCCTGCGAGAAGGCCGGCGTCCCCTTCCAGTCCTTCGTCTCCCACAACTCCATGCCGTGCGGCACGACGATCGGTCCCATCACCGCCGCCCGGCACGGCATCCGCACGGTCGACATCGGCGTGGCGATCCTGTCGATGCACAGCGCCCGCGAGCTGTGCGGCGCGGACGACCCGTACCTGCTGGCGAACGCGCTGGTGGCGTTCCTGGAGGGCTAG
- a CDS encoding NHL domain-containing thioredoxin family protein yields MTASSPAPAPRRARVRAPELIGKGGWLNTGGRQYTLADLRGRIVVLDFWTFCCINCLHVLDELRELEEKHRDTVVIIGVHSPKFVHEAEHQAVVDAVERYGVEHPVLDDPELATWKQYAVRAWPTLVVIDPEGYVVAQHAGEGHAHAIERLVEELEAEHAAKGTLRRGDGPYVPPEPEPTTLRFPGKALLLPSGNFLVSDTTRHQLVELAQDGESVVRRIGTGTRGFADGDAGTAAFNEPQGLALLEDGSVVVADTVNHALRRLDPASGEVTTLAGTGRQWMQGDATSGPGREVSLSSPWDVAWWNGRVWIAMAGVHQLWSYDPDGGTVAVAAGTTNEGLVDGPGAEAWFAQPSGLAATPERLWLADSETSALRWVDLDGAVHTAVGTGLFDFGHRDGAAGQALLQHPLGVTALPDGSVAVSDTYNHALRRYDPRTGEVTTLATDLREPSDAVLVGDDIVVVESARHRLTRLRLPEEAVRVEAVAHRTQRAATEVAPGRLRLDVIFQAPAGQKLDTRYGPSTRLLVSATPPELLLHGEGAGTDLSRDLELDPAVPEGVLHVSAMAASCDDDPANEYPACHVHQQDWGVPLRLTEGGADRLPLVLAGMDADADADA; encoded by the coding sequence ATGACCGCTTCATCCCCGGCCCCGGCTCCCCGACGTGCCCGTGTCCGCGCCCCCGAGCTGATCGGCAAGGGCGGCTGGCTGAACACGGGCGGTCGGCAGTACACCCTCGCCGACCTGCGAGGGCGCATCGTCGTCCTGGATTTCTGGACCTTCTGCTGCATCAACTGCCTGCACGTCCTGGACGAGCTGCGCGAGCTGGAGGAGAAACACCGGGACACGGTCGTGATCATCGGCGTGCACTCGCCGAAGTTCGTGCACGAGGCCGAGCACCAGGCGGTGGTGGACGCCGTGGAGCGGTACGGCGTCGAGCACCCCGTCCTGGACGACCCGGAGCTGGCCACCTGGAAGCAGTACGCGGTGCGGGCCTGGCCCACGCTCGTGGTGATCGACCCCGAGGGGTACGTCGTCGCGCAGCACGCCGGCGAGGGGCACGCCCACGCCATCGAGCGGCTGGTGGAGGAGCTGGAGGCCGAGCACGCGGCGAAGGGGACGCTGCGGCGCGGCGACGGGCCGTACGTGCCGCCGGAGCCGGAGCCGACGACCCTGCGCTTCCCGGGCAAGGCCCTGCTGCTGCCGTCCGGGAACTTCCTGGTCAGCGACACCACCCGGCACCAGCTGGTGGAGCTCGCGCAGGACGGGGAGAGCGTGGTGCGGCGGATCGGCACCGGGACGCGCGGCTTCGCGGACGGGGACGCCGGCACCGCGGCCTTCAACGAGCCGCAGGGCCTGGCGCTGCTGGAGGACGGCTCCGTGGTCGTCGCCGACACCGTCAACCACGCCCTGCGCCGCCTCGACCCGGCCTCCGGCGAGGTCACGACCCTGGCCGGGACCGGCCGCCAGTGGATGCAGGGCGATGCCACCTCCGGCCCCGGACGCGAGGTCAGCCTCTCCTCGCCCTGGGACGTGGCCTGGTGGAACGGCCGGGTGTGGATCGCCATGGCCGGCGTCCACCAGCTCTGGTCCTACGACCCGGACGGCGGGACCGTCGCGGTCGCGGCCGGGACGACCAACGAGGGCCTGGTCGACGGCCCGGGCGCCGAGGCGTGGTTCGCGCAGCCCTCGGGGCTCGCGGCCACCCCCGAGCGGCTGTGGCTCGCCGACTCCGAGACGTCCGCGCTGCGCTGGGTCGACCTCGACGGCGCCGTGCACACCGCGGTGGGCACCGGGCTGTTCGACTTCGGGCACCGGGACGGCGCCGCGGGCCAGGCCCTGCTCCAGCACCCGCTGGGCGTCACGGCGCTGCCGGACGGCTCGGTCGCCGTCAGCGACACCTACAACCACGCCCTGCGCCGCTACGACCCGCGGACGGGGGAGGTCACCACCCTGGCGACGGATCTGCGCGAGCCCAGCGACGCCGTGCTCGTGGGCGACGACATCGTGGTGGTGGAGTCGGCCCGGCACCGCCTGACCCGGCTCCGGCTGCCGGAGGAGGCGGTGCGGGTGGAGGCCGTCGCCCACCGCACCCAGCGCGCGGCGACCGAGGTGGCCCCCGGCCGGCTCCGGCTGGACGTGATCTTCCAGGCCCCGGCGGGGCAGAAGCTCGACACCCGCTACGGTCCCTCGACCCGGCTGCTGGTCTCCGCCACCCCGCCCGAGCTGCTGCTGCACGGCGAGGGCGCGGGCACCGATCTCTCCCGCGACCTGGAACTCGACCCCGCCGTCCCCGAAGGGGTCCTCCATGTCTCCGCGATGGCGGCGTCCTGCGACGACGACCCCGCCAACGAGTACCCGGCCTGCCACGTCCACCAGCAGGACTGGGGCGTACCGCTCCGCCTGACCGAGGGCGGGGCGGACCGGCTGCCGCTGGTGCTGGCGGGCATGGACGCCGACGCCGACGCCGACGCCTGA
- a CDS encoding LURP-one-related/scramblase family protein codes for MRFLVYDRLLGFGDDYWIEDDRGNKVFLVDGKAMRLRDRWELKDVRGRVLIDIRQKMLALRDTMVIERGGEPLARIKRRRLSLLRNHYRVSLADGNELDVSGRILDREFAIEYDGELLAVVSRRLLTVRDTYGVDIVREDADPALLIAVTVCVIHLSEKEREEG; via the coding sequence ATGAGATTCCTCGTGTACGACCGGCTCCTCGGCTTCGGTGACGACTACTGGATCGAGGACGACCGCGGCAACAAGGTCTTCCTCGTCGACGGCAAGGCGATGCGCCTGCGGGACAGGTGGGAGCTGAAGGACGTCCGGGGGCGGGTCCTGATCGACATCCGGCAGAAGATGCTCGCCCTGCGGGACACGATGGTGATCGAGCGGGGCGGCGAGCCGCTGGCGCGGATCAAGCGCAGGCGGCTGTCGCTGCTGCGCAACCACTACCGGGTGTCCCTGGCCGACGGGAACGAGCTGGACGTCAGCGGCCGGATCCTCGACCGGGAGTTCGCCATCGAGTACGACGGCGAACTGCTGGCCGTCGTCTCCCGGCGCCTGCTGACCGTGCGGGACACCTACGGCGTGGACATCGTCCGCGAGGACGCCGATCCGGCGCTGCTCATCGCGGTGACGGTGTGCGTGATCCACCTCTCCGAGAAGGAGCGGGAGGAGGGCTGA
- a CDS encoding DUF6458 family protein: MGLGGCIILIAVGAILTFATDWDMQGVNLDLVGVILMIVGLIGVSTFSSIARRRRVVVPPTTPVVDEQVAPHHHRRDGYGDGYGV; the protein is encoded by the coding sequence ATGGGCCTCGGCGGGTGCATCATCCTCATCGCCGTGGGAGCCATCCTCACGTTCGCGACCGACTGGGACATGCAGGGCGTCAACCTCGATCTGGTGGGCGTCATCCTCATGATCGTCGGCCTGATCGGCGTCTCGACGTTCAGCAGCATCGCCCGGCGCCGGCGTGTGGTGGTCCCGCCCACCACACCGGTCGTCGACGAGCAGGTGGCCCCTCACCACCACCGCCGCGACGGATACGGCGACGGGTACGGCGTCTGA
- a CDS encoding GlxA family transcriptional regulator has product MPQGFSQASPAVRPHRVAVIVDEGTNPFEVGVATELFGLPRPELGADGPLYEVTLCTPDPQVRMNHGFFTLTGVPGLEAADDADTLVVPGRPDNVVPRGEAVLDAIRRTHARGARVVSFCTGTFALAEAGLLDGRRATTHWMWAESFRALHPGVVLEPDVLFVDEGDLLTAAGSAAALDLGLHLWRLDHGAEIANAVSRRLVFAAHRDGGQRQFVERPVPAVPDESLGPLLAWAQERLDEPLTVADLAARAAVSPATLHRRFRAQLGTTPLAWLTAERVTLARRLIERGEARLDVVAARCGLGTAANLRARLRRETGLSPSAYRRRFAAAAGEPLRA; this is encoded by the coding sequence ATGCCGCAAGGATTCTCTCAAGCCTCCCCGGCCGTGCGTCCGCACCGCGTGGCCGTGATCGTCGATGAGGGCACCAACCCGTTCGAGGTGGGCGTCGCCACCGAGCTGTTCGGGCTGCCGCGGCCCGAGCTGGGGGCCGACGGTCCGCTGTACGAGGTGACGCTGTGCACGCCGGATCCGCAGGTGCGGATGAACCACGGCTTCTTCACGCTGACCGGCGTGCCGGGCCTGGAGGCGGCGGACGACGCCGACACCCTCGTCGTACCGGGCCGTCCGGACAACGTCGTCCCGCGTGGGGAGGCCGTCCTGGACGCGATCCGCCGCACGCACGCGCGCGGGGCCCGCGTGGTGAGTTTCTGCACCGGCACCTTCGCGCTCGCCGAGGCAGGGCTGCTGGACGGGCGCCGGGCGACGACCCACTGGATGTGGGCGGAGTCCTTCCGCGCGCTGCACCCGGGGGTCGTGCTGGAACCGGACGTGCTCTTCGTGGACGAGGGCGACCTCCTCACCGCCGCGGGCAGCGCCGCCGCGCTGGACCTGGGGCTGCACCTGTGGCGGCTCGACCACGGCGCGGAGATCGCCAACGCCGTCTCCCGCCGGCTGGTGTTCGCCGCGCACCGCGACGGCGGGCAGCGGCAGTTCGTGGAGCGGCCGGTGCCCGCCGTGCCCGACGAGTCACTGGGGCCGCTGCTGGCGTGGGCGCAGGAGCGGCTGGACGAGCCGCTGACGGTGGCGGATCTGGCGGCCCGCGCGGCGGTCTCCCCGGCCACGCTGCACCGGCGGTTCCGGGCGCAGCTCGGGACGACGCCGCTCGCCTGGCTGACGGCCGAGCGGGTCACGCTCGCGCGGCGGCTGATCGAGCGCGGGGAGGCGCGGCTGGACGTGGTGGCCGCCCGGTGCGGCCTCGGCACCGCCGCGAACCTGCGGGCGCGGCTGCGGCGGGAGACCGGACTCAGCCCGTCGGCCTACCGGCGGCGTTTCGCGGCGGCCGCCGGGGAACCGCTCCGTGCATGA
- a CDS encoding cupin domain-containing protein, with protein MTQEPISLAAALASFDERWSPRIVTAVNDYDVRVAKVEGEHVWHVHDHTDEFFLVLSGELRIGLREPAGERTVVLPKGSVFTVPRGTEHKPYAPVPTEILLFEPTGTLTVGDRHEDVPDHVDATTGHALR; from the coding sequence ATGACCCAGGAACCGATCTCGCTCGCCGCCGCCCTCGCCTCCTTCGACGAGCGGTGGAGCCCCCGCATCGTCACCGCCGTCAACGACTACGACGTCCGCGTCGCCAAGGTGGAGGGCGAACACGTCTGGCACGTCCACGACCACACCGACGAGTTCTTCCTCGTCCTGTCCGGGGAACTCCGCATCGGCCTGCGGGAGCCGGCCGGTGAGCGCACGGTCGTCCTGCCGAAGGGCTCGGTCTTCACGGTGCCGCGCGGCACGGAGCACAAGCCGTACGCCCCCGTCCCCACCGAGATCCTCCTCTTCGAACCCACCGGCACCCTCACCGTCGGCGACCGCCACGAGGACGTACCGGACCACGTGGACGCCACGACGGGACACGCGCTGAGGTGA